A genomic segment from Necator americanus strain Aroian chromosome III, whole genome shotgun sequence encodes:
- a CDS encoding hypothetical protein (NECATOR_CHRIII.G12685.T1) has translation MGNESSALVKFRRGSKDKQHPIIMEYDERSVTPTYKKNPKPPRSVSHSRCSSNEIRKLSPPKWKNDSDTVSTKSLTQRGQLTANNDSMDSFLMPPTPDRKRSRSLCATQMIHDTQAAVAQKMQEDSRNPGTTGAATMTNGGRKTSTGLVPSLNRLRIQQCFKVARPTIGDAILKRAASNRVDMRTFLSRLNDQQLEHMGKQFYSLIAESIENIDRPEVVQQLARGFGESYAALCQIGFRPDFFAALADAAIAECVKLDGGTHKRCETLLAWSQLIAAIFTSVRDGYYSRVRYQRRSSLPQSTITKQLSMNFSKSVDQDAYIR, from the exons ATGGGCAATGAATCGTCGGCGTTGGTGAAATTTCGGCGAGGAAGTAAGGATAAACAACATCCGATTATTATGGAATATGATGAACGAAG TGTTACGCCCACGTACAAAAAGAACCCGAAACCACCACGAAGCGTTAGCCATAGTCGATGTTCATCAAATGAAATACGGAAATTATCGCCGCCTAAATGGAAAAACGATTCGGATACGGTATCAACGAAAAGTTTAA CTCAACGTGGACAATTGACAGCGAATAATGATTCGATGGATTCGTTTCTGATGCCACCGACACCGGATCGAAAACGAAGTCGTAGCTTATGTGCGACTCAGATGATTCACGACACACAG GCAGCTGTGGCACAGAAAATGCAGGAAGATTCGAGAAATCCCGGTACGACGGGTGCGGCAACGATGACGAACGGTGGTCGTAAAACATCGACTGGTCTTGTTCCGTCACTAAATCGACTACGAATTCAACAATGTTTCAAAGTAGCACG GCCAACGATTGGCGATGCGATCCTGAAACGTGCGGCAAGCAATCGTGTCGATATGCGTACATTTCTAAGCCGACTAAACGATCAACAACTTGAACATATGGGAAAACAGTTCTATTCGCTTATCGCCGAATCGATCGAGAATATCGATCGACCAGAAGTG GTTCAACAACTTGCACGAGGATTCGGTGAGAGCTATGCTGCGCTGTGTCAAATCGGTTTTCGACCCGATTTTTTCGCTGCGCTAGCTGATGCCGCAATTGCAGAATGTGTTAAACTTGACGGAGGAACACATAAAAG GTGTGAGACACTTTTGGCATGGAGCCAACTGATCGCTGCGATTTTCACGTCTGTCCGGGACGGGTACTACAGTCGTGTGCGCTATCAAAGACG GTCCTCGCTTCCACAAAGCACCATCACCAAGCAGTTATCGATGAATTTCTCGAAGAGTGTCGATCAAGATGCGTACATTCGCTAA